A single genomic interval of Lusitaniella coriacea LEGE 07157 harbors:
- a CDS encoding type II toxin-antitoxin system HicB family antitoxin encodes MKQSFTVSVFPEGRWFVAQCLEVDVASQGETEGEALKNLKEALELHFEPPCATLLPQVKKIEVEVGVA; translated from the coding sequence AGTCCTTTACAGTTAGCGTCTTTCCTGAAGGTCGCTGGTTTGTTGCCCAATGTTTGGAGGTTGATGTTGCCAGTCAGGGAGAAACAGAGGGTGAAGCGCTCAAAAATCTGAAAGAAGCTTTGGAACTGCATTTTGAACCTCCTTGCGCTACGTTGTTACCCCAAGTTAAAAAGATAGAGGTAGAAGTCGGTGTCGCTTAA